A portion of the Solea senegalensis isolate Sse05_10M linkage group LG17, IFAPA_SoseM_1, whole genome shotgun sequence genome contains these proteins:
- the cdc42bpb gene encoding serine/threonine-protein kinase MRCK beta isoform X3, with the protein MRLHRDDFEMLKVIGRGAFGEVAVVKMKHTERVYAMKILNKWEMLKRAETACFREERDVLVKGDSQWITTLHYAFQDDNYLYLVMDYYVGGDLLTLLSKFEDRLPEDMSKFYLAEMVLAIHSIHQQNYIHRDIKPDNVLLDVNGHIRLADFGSCLRMMEDGTVQSSVAVGTPDYISPEILQAMEDGMGRYGPECDWWSLGVCMYEMLYGETPFYAESLVETYGKIMNHEERFQFPSHVTDVSDDAKDLIQRLICSRERRLGLNGISDFKSHPFFCGIDWDNIRSTEAPYIPDVSSPTDTSNFDVDDDVLKNQDIGPPPSHTGFTGQHLPFVGFTFTTDSSFSDRRFTSQTQGDRGGASGNQEVEVFEKRIRLLEEEKQELSRRLQEWTQVVQARGGTLSRDKEIKKLNEEIERLKKKLADSDRLEHQLEEAVTLRQDYESSASKLKAMERHVKTLRQEKDDVHKQQLSDALERLHSQTKELKEAHSQRKVALQEFSELSERMSELRSSKQRLSRQLRDKEDEMDAILQKMEATRQDIRKTEKNRKELEAQLDDARAEASKERKLREHSESYSKQLEVELQGLKGRGAATGGTESQQELSRLKAELDKKVLFYEEELLRRDSALSSEIKNLRKDLHESEGAQLAASKELLQLQDKLDKVKRDRQSEMDEAVVALKEKYEREKNLLTQENRKMTAETDKLCSFVDKLTAQNRQLEDELQDLSSKKESVAHWEAQIAEIIQWVSDEKDARGYLQALATKMTEELETLRSCSLGTRAQDPLWKVRRSQKLDMSARLELQSALDAEIRAKQLIQEELRKVKAAHINLESKLKEAEERSREVGEQMDSLKKEVEENRSRSDKGLKLPDFQDSIFEYFNTSPLAPDLTFRTTDIDSTPQRSEVTSPSSSAASEHEVVSVASVPVSPAPIYQSSSLTTPKPKAHELSIKTFSSPTQCTHCSSLMVGLMRQGFACEVCSFICHVSCKDHAPLVCPIPAEQAKRPQGVDVQRGIGTAYKGYVRIPKPSGVKKGWQRAFAVVSDCKLFLYDVPEGKSTQPGVVASLVLDLRDEEFSVSSVLASDVIHATRKDIPCIFRVTSSQLISQLSSVSLLVLAESEVEKRKWVRILESLQNIVTKNLLKSRQVHVLHEAYDASLPVIKTTLSAAILDRERIALGTEDGLFVVEVTRDVIVRAVDSKKVYQIELIPKEKMIALLCGRNRQVHLHHWGALEGTESTFDIKLTETKGCQSLTAGVLRPGGPACLLASVKRQVLCYEITPAKPHYKKLWEVQAPGLVQWLGMVKERLCVGYPSGFALLTLQGESSPISLVNPADPSLAFLSQQPLDALHALEVGSSEVLLCFSQLGIYVDGQGRRSRTQELMWPATPLACGSNSSHLTVYSEYGVDVFDIHTTEWVQTISLRKIRPLNVEGTLNLLSSEPPRLIYFSNTSSEGDLTIPETSDHSRKLMVRTRSKRKFLFKVPEEERLQQRREMLRDPELRSKMISNPTNFNHVAHMGPGDGMQVLMDLPLVGDVTSLSSSPSPSSRHTLISPPSNFEHVYHMTLVSAGAFLQKESSSSSQLSLLQPSSSSSSSSSLTHQSVMMSQDDSVKDKPRPLSSISRQQRSKTQITRTASDFGGGASSRGVCELEDRDDREPDSDSTKHSTPSNSSAPPSPNSPHRSRLTLDSLDSES; encoded by the exons ATGCGTCTGCACCGGGACGACTTTGAGATGTTGAAGGTGATTGGACGAGGAGCTTTTGGAGAG GTTGCCGTGGTGaagatgaaacacacagaacGAGTTTATGCCATGAAGATTCTCAACAAGTGGGAGATGTTAAAGAGAGCTGAG ACTGCGTGTTTCCGTGAAGAGCGTGACGTCCTGGTCAAAGGAGACAGTCAGTGGATCACAACTCTTCACTACGCTTTCCAGGACGACAACTACCTG TACCTGGTCATGGATTACTACGTTGGTGGGGACCTGCTGACTCTGCTCAGTAAGTTCGAGGATCGTCTTCCTGAGGACATGTCAAAGTTCTACCTGGCTGAGATGGTTCTCGCCATCCACTCCATCCACCAGCAAAACTACATCCACAG AGATATTAAGCCTGACAACGTCCTGCTGGACGTCAACGGTCACATCCGCCTGGCCGACTTTGGATCCTGTCTCCGCATGATGGAGGACGGCACG GTCCAGTCCTCAGTGGCCGTGGGCACACCAGACTACATCTCCCCAGAGATTCTCCAGGCCATGGAGGACGGGATGGGTCGTTATGGACCAGAGTGTGACTGGTGGTCTCTGGGAGTCTGCATGTATGAGATGCTGTATGGAGAAACGCCGTTCTACGCAGAGTCGCTGGTGGAAACCTACGGCAAGATCATGAACCATGAG gAACGTTTCCAGTTTCCCTCCCATGTGACTGACGTATCGGATGATGCTAAAGACCTGATCCAGCGCCTGATCTGCTCACGAGAACGTCGGCTGGGTCTAAATGGGATCTCTGATTTCAAAAGCCATCCCTTCTTCTGCGGGATCGACTGGGACAACATCCGGTCCACTGAGGCCCCCTATATCCCAGACGTGTCCTCCCCCACTGACACTTCCAACTTTGATGTggatgacgatgttctcaagaACCAG GACATTGGTCCGCCGCCCTCTCACACTGGATTCACCGGTCAGCATCTCCCCTTCGTTGGCTTCACCTTCACCACCGACAGCTCCTTCTCTGACCGCCGCTTCACCAGCCAGACACAGGGAGACAGGGGTGGGGCCAGCGGTAACCAGGAGGTGGAAGTGTTTGAAAAGAGGATCCGCCTCCttgaggaggagaaacaggagCTGAGCCGCAGGCTGCAAG AGTGGACTCAGGTTGTGCAGGCTCGAGGAGGAACTTTGAGTCGAGACAAAGAAATCAAGAAGCTCAACGAGGAGATTGAACGTCTCAAGAAGAAGTTGGCAG ACTCTGATAGGCTGGAGCACCAGCTGGAGGAGGCGGTCACCCTTAGACAGGACTATgaaagctccgcctccaaacTGAAGGCAATGGAGAGACATGTGAAGACCCTGAGACAGGAGAAGGACGACGTCCATAAG CAGCAGCTGTCCGATGCCCTCGAGCGTCTGCACTCTCAGACGAAGGAGCTGAAGGAGGCGCACTCTCAGAGGAAGGTGGCGCTGCAGGAGTTCTCTGAGCTGTCAGAGAGGATGTCGGAGCTGCGCTCCTCCAAACAGCGGCTGTCCCGTCAGCTGCGGGACAAAGAGGACGAGATGGACGCCATCCTGCAGAAGATGGAAGCCACGAGACAGGACATCCGCAAGACCGAGAAGAACCGCAAGGAG ctgGAAGCTCAGCTGGACGATGCCAGGGCGGAGGCGTCGAAGGAGAGGAAGCTGCGGGAGCACAGTGAGTCGTACTCCAAACAGCTGGAGGTGGAGCTACAGGGcttgaag GGACGCGGAGCGGCCACTGGGGGAACAGAGTCTCAGCAGGAGCTGTCCCGTCTGAAGGCGGAGCTCGATAAGAAGGTCTTGTTCTatgaggaggagctgctgcggAGAGACTCCGCCCTCTCCTCTGAGATCAAAAATCTGCGCAAAGACCTGCACGAGTCCGAGGGAGCACAGCTCGCCGCCAGCAAGGAGCTGCTGCAGTTGCAAGACAAGCTGGACAAGGTCAAGAGGGACAG ACAGAGTGAGATGGACGAAGCCGTCGTAGCCCTGAAGGAGaaatatgagagagagaaaaacctGCTGACACAAGAAAATCGCAAGATGACGGCAGAGACTGACAAG ttgtgttcatttgtggacaaactGACGGCTCAGAACCGGCAGCTGGAGGACGAGCTGCAAGATCTGTCGTCCAAGAAGGAGAGCGTGGCTCACTGGGAGGCTCAGATCGCCGAGATCATCCAGTG gGTGAGTGATGAGAAGGACGCTCGAGGTTATCTTCAGGCTCTGGCCACGAAGATGACAGAGGAACTGGAGACGCTGAGGAGCTGCAGCCTGGGAACCAGAgctcag GACCCACTGTGGAAGGTGCGGCGCAGTCAGAAGCTGGACATGTCGGCGCGACTCGAGCTGCAGTCGGCACTGGACGCAGAGATCCGAGCAAAACAGCTGATTCAGGAGGAGCTGCGTAAGGTCAAGGCTGCTCACATCAACCtggagag TAAGctgaaggaggcagaggagaggagcagggagGTGGGGGAGCAGATGGACAGTCTgaagaaggaggtggaggagaaccGCTCCCGATCTGACAAAG gtctGAAACTTCCAGATTTCCAAGACTCCATTTTTGAGTATTTCAACACTTCACCTCTGGCTCCAGATCTAACCTTCAGA ACTACAGACATAGACTCCACccctcagaggtcagaggtcacgtcTCCATCATCTTCTGCTGCCTCTGAACACGAG GTCGTTTCAGTGGCGTCTGTCCCAGTAAGCCCCGCCCCCATCTACCAGAGCTCATCTCTAACCACACCaaag cctAAAGCCCATGAGCTGAGCATTAAGACGTTCTCCAGTcccacacagtgcacacactgcagctcacTGATGGTCGGCCTCATGCGTCAGGGATTCGCCTGTGAAG tgtgttCCTTCATCTGCCACGTTTCCTGTAAAGACCACGCCCCCCTGGTCTGTCCAATCCCAGCAGAGCAGGCCAAGCGGCCGCAGGGTGTCGACGTACAGAGAGGCATTGGCACCGCCTACAAGGGTTACGTCAGG ATTCCCAAGCCCAGCGGTGTGAAGAAGGGCTGGCAGCGGGCGTTTGCCGTGGTGTCCGACTGTAAACTCTTTCTCTACGATGTCCCAGAGGGAAAGTCCACTCAGCCCGGGGTGGTGGCCAGTCTGGTCCTGGATCTCAG AGACGAGGAGTTCTCCGTCAGCTCTGTCCTGGCATCAGATGTGATCCATGCCACCAGAAAGGACATCCCCTGCATTTTCAGG gtGACTTCCTCGCAGCTGATCTCGCAGCtctcctctgtgtccctgtTGGTCCTGGCGGAGAGCGAGGTGGAGAAGAGGAAGTGGGTGCGGATCCTGGAGAGTCTGCAGAACATTGTGACCAAGAACCTCCTGAAGAGCCGGCAGGTCCATGTCCTGCATGAGGCCTATGACGCATCGTTGCCTGTCATCAAGACCACACTGTCTGCCGCTATTCTTG ATCGAGAGCGGATCGCCTTGGGAACAGAAGACGGACTATTTGTGGTTGAAGTCACCAGAGACG tgATCGTGCGAGCAGTTGACAGTAAGAAGGTTTATCAGATCGAGTTGATCCCGAAGGAGAAAATGATCGCTTTACTCTGTGGTCGGAACCGTCAAGTTCACCTTCACCACTGGGGGGCGTTGGAGGGAACAGAGTCGACATTTGACATCAAACTGACAGAGACCAAAGGTTGCCAGTCTCTGACTGCTGGGGTGCTGCGACCTGGAGGCCCCGCCTGCCTGCTGGCATCTGTCAAACGGCAG GTCCTGTGTTATGAGATCACTCCAGCGAAGCCCCACTATAAGAAGCTGTGGGAGGTGCAGGCTCCAGGATTGGTGCAGTGGTTGGGTATGGTGAAGGAGCGATTGTGTGTCGGGTACCCATCGGGCTTTGCACTGCTGACCTTGCAGGGGGAGTCGTCCCCCATCAGCCTGGTAAACCCTGCCGACCCGTCGCTGGCCTTCCTGTCCCAGCAGCCCCTGGACGCCCTTCATGCTCTTGAGGTTGGATCAAGCGAAGTGTTGCTCTGCTTCAGCCAACTTGGTATTTATGTGGACGGACAGGGACGCCGTTCACGCACCCAGGAACTGATGTGGCCGGCCACGCCCCTCGCATGTG GTtctaactcctcccacctgACAGTCTACAGTGAATATGGAGTCGACGTGTTTGACATACACACCACTGAGTGGGTTCAGACCATCTCTCTCCGAAAG ATCAGACCTCTAAACGTTGAAGGGACCTTAAACCTGCTGAGCTCTGAACCACCACGACTCATTTATTTCAGCAACACGTCTTCAG AGGGCGACCTAACCATCCCAGAGACGTCGGATCACAGCAGGAAGTTGATGGTTCGAACCCGCAGCAAGAGGAAGTTTCTGTTCAAGGTTCCTGAGGAGGAGCGACTTCAGCAGAGAAG GGAGATGCTCAGAGACCCTGAGCTCAGATCAAAGATGATCTCTAACCCGACAAACTTTAACCATGTCGCACACATGGGACCAGGTGATGGGATGCAGGTGCTCATGGACCTGCCTCTG GTTGGTGATGtcacctccctctcctcctccccctctccctcctcccgtCACACCCTCATCTCTCCTCCTTCCAACTTTGAGCACGTCTATCACATGACGTTGGTGTCGGCTGGCGCGTTCTTGCAGAAAgaatcctcctcttcctcccagcTGAGCCTCCTGcagccttcctcctcctcttcctcctcttcctccctcacacaccag agtgTGATGATGTCTCAGGACGATTCAGTTAAAGacaagccccgccccctgtCTAGTATCTCCCGGCAACAGAGAAGCAAGACACAAATCACACGTACAGCgtcag attttgggggcggagcttcatCTCGTGGTGTGTGTGAATTAGAGGACAGAGACGACAGAGAG CCGGACTCTGACTCAACGAAACACTCGACTCCCTCCAATAGCTCCGCCCCCCCCAGCCCTAACTCCCCCCACCGCAGTCGGTTAACCCTGGACAGCCTGGACTCTGAGTCGTGA